A genomic region of Trifolium pratense cultivar HEN17-A07 linkage group LG3, ARS_RC_1.1, whole genome shotgun sequence contains the following coding sequences:
- the LOC123916507 gene encoding phosphatidylinositol/phosphatidylcholine transfer protein SFH13-like, translating into MSGFEGQCSNDEIRERRSDVEYSEDDRRQYSKIGTLRKKAMNASSKFTHSLRKRGKRKIDYRVPIPSVSIEDVRDAREESAVHELRQRLIERGCLPPRHDDYHTLLRFLKARDFDIEKTIQMWEEMLMWRKEYGTDTILEDFEFEELEEVLQYYPQGYHGVDKEGRPVYIERLGKAHPSRLMHITTIERYLRYHVQEFERTLQEKFPACSVAAKRQIFSTTTILDVQGLGMKNFSRTAANILASMAKIDSCYYPETLHKMYIVNAGTGFKKMLWPAAQKFLDPKTISKIQVLDSKSLYKLQEVIDSSQLPDFLGGSCTCSREGGCLRSNKGPWNDPDIVKLVRNVEATFVRQITRASNEQHSFDSFQLHSRKGRCSDSSAESGSDFNDYSSPTRQRSCNYPRLAPVCEEVKVADVNGYYSCDDSALSAQNVIENDQRCLTREQSLQTNDMESVAYRTNSEGSSVSNLFSIIKEKLERINFLYVPQVLTSFMERLIAFICNVRFEVWRTQNIVHPSNSTERNINNHSVAIEASTERDYILPCEQRLQRLENVFNELNNKPDGMPLEKEQMLMDSLDRIKCVEFDLERTKRVLHAAVMKQLEITDLLENMQQSKFRQRRLFC; encoded by the exons ATGTCAG GATTTGAAGGGCAGTGTAGTAATGATGAAATTAGGGAGAGGAGGTCAGATGTTGAGTATTCGGAAGATGATAGGCGGCAATATTCTAAAATCGGAACACTCAGGAAGAAGGCAATGAATGCTTCTTCCAAATTCACTCATTCCCTTAGGAAAAGAGGAAAAAGGAAAATTGATTATAGGGTTCCAATTCCATCAGTGTCTATAGAAGATGTCAGAGATGCACGAGAGGAGTCCGCAGTACATGAATTGCGCCAAAGACTCATTGAAAGGGGATGTTTGCCTCCCAGGCATGACGATTATCATACATTGCTTAG GTTTCTTAAAGCTAGGGATTTTGATATTGAGAAGACAATTCAGATGTGGGAAGAAATGCTTATGTGGCGGAAAGAATACGGAACTGATACAATTCTCGAG gattttgaatttgaagagCTAGAAGAAGTACTGCAGTATTATCCTCAAGGTTATCATGGAGTCGATAAGGAAGGTAGGCCCGTTTACATTGAGAGGCTTGGGAAAGCTCATCCAAGCCGCCTGATGCACATCACCACAATAGAGCGATATTTGAGATACCATGTCCAGGAGTTCGAGAGAACTCTGCAAGAGAAATTTCCAGCATGTTCTGTTGCAGCAAAGAGACAGATTTTTTCGACAACAACAATATTGGATGTACAGGGCTTG GGAATGAAAAATTTCTCGCGTACTGCGGCAAATATTTTGGCTTCCATGGCCAAAATAGATAGCTGTTACTATCCTGAG ACATTACATAAAATGTATATCGTCAATGCTGGCACTGGCTTTAAGAAGATGCTTTGGCCTGCTGCACAAAAGTTTCTTGATCCCAAAACTATTTCAAAGATACAG GTTCTCGACTCGAAGTCTCTATATAAATTACAGGAAGTCATTGACTCTAG TCAGTTGCCCGACTTTCTCGGTGGTTCATGTACATGTTCTAGAGAAGGTGGATGTCTTAGGTCCAACAAGGGTCCATGGAATGATCCTGATATCGTGAAG CTAGTACGTAATGTGGAGGCAACTTTTGTGAGGCAAATCACCAGGGCGTCCAATGAACAGCACAGTTTTGACTCCTTTCAGCTACACTCACGGAAG GGGCGATGCAGTGACTCGTCAGCAGAATCAGGGTCTGATTTTAATGATTACTCATCTCCTACCAGACAAAGGAGCTGCAATTATCCCCGTTTAGCGCCAGTTTGTGAAGAA GTCAAGGTAGCAGATGTCAATGGCTACTACAGCTGTGATGATAGTGCTCTATCAGCTCAGAATGTGATAGAAAATGATCAACGTTGCCTTACTCGAGAGCAGTCATTGCAAACTAATGACATGGAGAGTGTTGCTTATAGGACGAATTCTGAAG GTTCTTCTGTGAGCAATTTGTTCAGCATTATTAAGGAAAAATTAGAGAGAATAAATTTCTTATATGTACCACAAGTGCTGACATCCTTCATGGAAAGACTCATTGCGTTCATCTGTAATGTAAGATTTGAGGTTTGGAGAACACAGAACATTGTTCACCCATCAAATTCCACCGAACGCAACATTAATAATCATTCAGTAGCTATTGAAGCAAGTACTGAACGAGATTATATTCTTCCTTGCGAACAACGTCTTCAGAGGCTAGAAAACGTATTTAACGAACTTAACAACAAACCTGACGGCATGCCTTTGGAGAAGGAGCAAATGCTTATGGATTCTTTGGATAGAATAAAGTGCGTTGAGTTTGACCTTGAGAGAACAAAGCGG GTGCTACATGCTGCGGTGATGAAGCAGCTTGAAATTACCGATTTACTGGAGAACATGCAGCAGTCAAAGTTTCGA CAAAGAAGGCTGTTCTGTTGA